CATTAAATTCGATTAATTATAATAAAAACGATTAAATGGCACTTAAATTTTTTAATATTCTTGATATACGAACATTTTCAGAAAAGTCAGAAAGTGAACAAAAAACAATATTAATTGAAGCAAAAATTTATATAAAAGGTAAAAGCATTCCAATCGACTTTAGCTTGCAAGAGGGAGAAATTTGGGGAGGTAGTAATAATTATCCAAAGTACCTAGGTCAAGATTTTGAATTTGATGGAGTAAATTACAAATTAAATGATGATTTTTTAAATGAAGTATTTAATGAATGTGTTGAATATATTAAATTTCAACACGCTCCAATAATTGAAAATAATATAGAAACTATAAAACTTCAAGCAGAATTTTCTGGAGATAGTTTTATTTCGGAAATGCTTCAAAATGAAATTAAAAGTTACAATAATTATCTTCAAAAAAAACTCTTTAAAAAACTCCATAATTCAGATTTTGAAAATGAGCAACAGCATTTTGATATACTTAAAAGTTTCCTAAGTATAAATTGGTATGATTTATCAGATTATTTATTTGGATTAAAAAATATTCAAAATTATCATATTGTTTCAACTTACTACAGTTATGTAAGACAGAGTCGAATACTATTTTTTTTAAAGTCGAAAAAAGAAATAGATGAAATGGTTGAAATAGATAATCAAAAATTCAGCAGACCAAAATTTATTGCAATGCTAAATGAATTAGGTTTTTTTAAATGGGAAGCGATTAAAGATTTATCCAATGACCAAAAGGCAAAAATTATTTTAGCGTTACTTCAGCAAGATTATAATAACAAAAACACTATTCATAATGTTGTAAAGAATTTTCAAGCACTAAATCCACAAAGTGAATTAAATCCCAAAAAATTTACTGCAAATACCCACATAGAAGCGGTAAAGAAGATTTTAAATGCAATAAATAACAAATTGTAATTGTGTCTATTTGAATTTGGTGGAATAAGTTAGTGGATTCCACCCCTCTTAATGTGAATTAATTTTGACTCATAATAATTCAAACAAATTAATATTATGAGAGAAACAATCCAAATCGAAAACATCAATTCAGAGGATTTCAAAAACGAAATCATTAATGGTGTAGTTGAGCAAATGAGAAATTTGACTCAAAATTCTACTGCAAAAACAGAAACCGACACGCTTCTCACACGAGAAGAAACTGCAAAATTACTTTCAATTTCTTTAGTTTCCCTTTGGAGCCTAACTAAGCAAAATGCGTTTCCAGTTTATCATATTGGTAAAAGTGTTAGGTATAAGAGAAGTGAGGTTCTCAACGCATTGCAAAATAAATCTACAAAAATCTAAATTTATTTTACAATGAACGACGATAGTATAAACTATGATAAAGATGTATTGTATCATCTTAATCAAATTGCTCTTAATTGTGAAAATTTACAATTGAACTACAACCGTGACCGCATAATTATTCGTTATGCACAAAACACAATTGAATCCATACAGATAATTGAAAAATTATATCAATTCAGCACTAACTCAAAATTGATTGAAATAGGTAGAAGAGTAAATGAATTATTTGAATCTGATGCGGATTTAAGTAAAGTAATAATCGTATTAGAAAACACAAAACGTATGACAAACCCAAGCGGTATAGCTTTTTTAAATTTTATGCTATGAATGATATTGAACAATATATAAGAGTAGGAACTGACTATTACAGAATAGTTGAGATTCCATTGACCAACGACAAATTAAAAGTGTTAAAAAAATGGAATAAGCAGACTATAATTGACGATTATGGTAAATCTAAAATTGATGAGATTGCAAAATTTAAAGGGTTTTGTATAATTCCATCACACATTCAATTTGAGGGGGTAATTAATGGTTTTTACAATAAATATGAACCGTTATCGTATAAGCCAATCCAAAACGGCAAGTGGGCAAAAATAGAATTTTTCTTGAAACATATTTTTGGAGAGCAATATCTATTGGGATTAGATTATCTAACCTTGCTTTGGAGAAAACCAACACAAGTATTGCCGATTTTGTGTTTGGTAAGTAGTGAAAGGAATACTGGAAAAACGACTTTTCTAAATCTTCTTAAATATATTTTTGAGGGTAATATGACTTTAAATACAAACGAAGATTTCAGAAGT
The window above is part of the Flavobacterium sp. N1994 genome. Proteins encoded here:
- a CDS encoding helix-turn-helix transcriptional regulator, with the protein product MRETIQIENINSEDFKNEIINGVVEQMRNLTQNSTAKTETDTLLTREETAKLLSISLVSLWSLTKQNAFPVYHIGKSVRYKRSEVLNALQNKSTKI